CTCCTCGCCCATGCCGAACACCGCGCCGCCGATGGAAAACAGCACACACAGCACCGCGAGATAGAGATGACCCGCATCGCGGTTACGCGCAATCACCTGAAACAGGCCGCGCTCCACCGAGCCGCTGGCGAAAATCAGCCCGAAAGCGCCGCCGGTCAGCAGGATAAACGCGAACACACCGATGGAAGCGCCCCACTTGGTGCCGGACACCATGCCTTCAAAGGGAAAGTTCAGCAGGCCAATGCGACCACCCTCGGCAAACAGCGGCATTCCCTCGGGATCTGCCGTCACCTGTCGATAGGTATCCGGATCGATCACCGTGCGCTCACCGCCATTCACCTGCGTGACGAGCGTCTCGTAACTGCCGGCCGGAATCAGGAAATTGAGCGCAAATGCCAGCAACGCCACGCCCAGCAGGATCAGGTAGGTATCCGGCATGGTCCAGCGCGACGCGGACGCGACAATCGGAACGCTGTCCGGCGCGGTTTCGGATCCGGGTTCGGAAACGGAGACTTGCATAGAGTTACACCATTATTTTTTTCGTTTCTGTGGCAACACCACATCGGCGACGAACGACGCCGCCGGCGCAGCACACAGGGTTAGCAGGCTGCTGAAAAATACTTTTCAGCAGCCTGCTAACCCGGCCATGGAGGGCCGGGCCGCAAATCGAGCACGTAAATGCTTGATTTGTCGTCGAGGGTTTGCGGACATTCGCCGCAAACCCGGGCTGAAAAATGCCAGGGAAGGCATTTTTCAGCAGCCTGTCAGAACGCGTAGACATAGCGCAGGCTGACGAAGCGCCCCATGGAATCGTGGTTGAAATGATCCACGTTGGCGCCGGTGCCCAGCACCAGCGGCGGAGCTTTGTCGGTCAGGTTGTTGACGCGCAGGCTCGCGTAGCTGCCATCGGCGAAGTCGCGGCTGATATTCAGGTTGAATATCGTCCACGCATCGACTTCCACATCGGCATCGTCCGGCAGGCCCACCGCTTCCAGCACGCGCGGGCTGGGATCGTCCCGGTAGCTGTGCGTGTACTTGGCCCCCAGCGTCGCCGACCAGCTGTCGAAGCGCCAGCGCAGCGACGAATTGGCCAGCCAGCGCGGGTAGCGGAACTCGCCCGCCTCGCTGACCACCCCGAGGGCGGCCGATGGCAGCTTGTCGAACTCCGCCAGGTAAGTGCCATCGAGGGTAAAGCGGAAATTGCCCCAGTTGTCCGTATCGAAATACTGGGTGAAGGCCATGTCCACACCGCTGGTTTTCTGCCAGCCGAGGTTACTGAGTTGAAAATGCGCATCGACCACGAAGCCGCCGGCATCCACTTCCAGGCCCGGCGTACCGGTGGGCAGCTCGCCCTCTCCCACTACCGGGAACTCACCGGCCAGCGCGCGCAGGATAAAATCGTCCTCCTCCACGCCGATCAGGTTTTTGTGTTCGATATTCCAGTAATCGACGGTCAGCTCGGTATCCGCCGCCGGCTTCAGCAATACGCCGGCGCCCCAGGTGGTGGCAGTTTCCGGTTCCAGGTGGTCATTGCTGACCTCTTCTGACAACAGCGCCTCGCCATCTTCACCGGCATAGCCGCCACAGGCGTCCGGGGTGATGGAACAGTCCACCGTGTAGCTGCTCAACAGGGTGCCGGCGCCTACCTGTGCCAGCGACGGCGCGCGGAAGGACGTCGACCAGTTGCCGCGCAGGATGACCGCGTCGCTGAACGCATGGCGAATAGAGATCTTCGGATTCACATCACCGCCGAAGCTGTCGTAGTAATCGTAGCGCAGTGCCAATTGCAGCTCGGTATCCACGGTGACGGGAATCGCCTGCTCCATATACACCGCCCACTGATCGCGTGAGGCATCGGCGGAGGTGGAGCTGAAACCGAGAATCGGTTCCGGATTGAGGGTGGTGGAAATGGCATCGCCGGCCGGGGTATCGCGCACCGACTCGCGCCGGTATTCGGCACCCACCGCCACCTGGATAGCGCCGGCGGGCAGCTCCATCCAGCTGCCGGACAGGTTGCCGTCAACGGCATAGAGACTGGATACACCGCTGCGTTTGGCATCGGTGCGCACATACCGGTCGACGACATCCAGCTGCTCACCCTGGCCGCCGAAGGGGTTGTACCACGCGGTGGTCTTACCCTGGGATTCACAGGTTTCACCCACATAGCTGGCATCGGGCCGCGCCAGATCCAGGTCCCAGCGATCCACCACACTGCCATCGGTACACAGGTTGCCCACGCTGGCGTTGTAGAAAGCTTGGGAGTTGTACAAACCGGACAGGCCGCGCTGATCCGACTCACTGCGGCCGACATTGGCCGCCACTTCCCAGTCCCAGCCCGACAGATCACCGCGCAAGCCGGTCACCAGGCGTGCGGAGCGGCTCTCGACCTCCACCGCGCGGGGGTCGGGGAACTTGCCCCAGGCGTAGATCGGGAAACCGTAAAAATCACTGAACGACGAAGTGGGCGCGTCCGGACTAAAGGAGCCCTCCTCCACCATGTCGGATTTCAGCGCGTCCGGCCACAGCGGACTCTCGGGGTCGAACGGCGCATGGCTGAAATTGGCCGGAGACCCGGTACCGCTGGACTGGTTTGTCTGCACCATCGCGGTGTTGAACCATTCCAGGTCGTCGCTGATCTGGAAATTGAAAGTGCCGACAACGCTGGCACTCTCGTATTCGTCCTGGGTGGCGGTATAGGCATTGGTGTTGAATTCACAGTATTCACCCAGGCGGCCGGTCTTGAACTGATCTGCCGGACAGCCGCCGTTAGCCGGCGTCTGTGTCTGGTCGTAGTACATGGAGTAGAGGTCATTGAAGCTGGGATAGACACCCTGCTGACTCGGGCGAATGGAGTTGGCAGTAATTTCCCGATCGCGATCGTAGAAGGCATTGCGCTTGAACAGATCCGCCACCAGCATGGTATGGCTGCGCTCGCCGCTGTGGCCCCAGACCCAGTTCAGGTTGTACTTGCCCTCGTCGGTGCCGGTGGTGGAATTACCGTGGGACACGCTGATCTCACTGCCGTCGAAATCCTTGCGCAATACAAAGTTGACCACACCGGCCACCGCGTCGGCGCCGTAGGTGGCCGCCGCGCCACTGGGCAGCACTTCAACCCGCTCGATCGCCGACAGCGGAATGGAATTCACATCCACAAACGATTCCTGCCCCTTGGCGAAAGAGCTCACCGATACACGGCGGCCGTTGACCAGCACCAGCGTGGCCGAGCTGCCGAGCCCGCGCAGGGAAACACCAGCGGCGCCCACCGGCGTATTGCTCGACAAGGGACCGGCGGTGGCGGTGGAGAAAGTGCCGGAGCCACCGCCGGTCTGGGTCAGCTGTTGCAGCAACTCGATCGGCGAAGTGGCACCGGACGCGTCGATCTCGTCGCGACCGATCTGCACCACCTGCACTGCGCCCTCGGTATCCAGCCCCTTGATATGGGTACCGGTCACCACGACCTCCTCAACGGCTTCGCTGGCGGGCTTTGGCGTTTCCTGGGCAATCGCACTGCCGCACACCAGTGAGCAGCCAAGGGCGAGGCGAATCGCGCGGTAAAGTTGGGTTCTGTTGTTCATCTTATTTCCCTCCGGGTTCCAGCTTTGCTGGCATTTTTTATCGGAATACATCAGCAATTTGCGAACGGCCTGAGACAACGGCCACAGGGCGAACCGGATCGACGGCACGAAGGGAGTGCGCGGGGCACACCTGTCCTGCGATATTGGCTGGGGCAATAAGTACGGGGAAATAGAACCGACTTATAGCTTCCCTGTGCTCGGCAGCACGTTCCGCGACCCGGCATCCGCGAACAGATGAGGGACGGCAAAACGCCCGGCTACGCCGAAACGGGAAAGCTACTCGTCAAACCACTCGCTCAAGTGGTAGTTGGCGGAGCAGCGCTCGAGAACAGCAATGTGATGGTTGCTTTTATTCATAGCGCTCAATGGATTGGCTTGGTTGGTTTGCAACTTTTGAAACGTCAGGGAATTTTTATCACGCTGCAAAAATACTGTAAAGACTTTATTTCACGGCACAGAAAACGGACAAATACCGCCAGAAAAACCCAATCTTCTGCCGTTCACATCGCGGAAACAAACGTCTTCCCCTGCTGCTCTCTCGGCAACAAAATCTCCAATGGCACCACGGACCGGCACAATCAGTCCGGCCCGCAGCGTTTCATCAGAATTAGTTGTATGGCTGATTGATATAGAAATTGCTGTTGCGACCATCGATCCCTATGCGCTTGGGCACCACCGGGGACGATCCAGTAAAAATATTGAACTGGTCGAACTCGGACAACTTGTAGCGCAACACATCCTCATAGACCACCGGTTGACCACAGCTGGCCTGGGTGCGCGCGGTGGTGCCATCCTCGGCCAGGATGTAAACGTTGCCGCTGCCGTCGACGATACCGTTGCCATCGCCAGTAAAGAAAATCGAGGTGGCCTCATCCACGCCGATACCGCGGGTACCCGCCGGCAACCCGGCCATAAAGGTCAGCAGGCGGCCCATGCGGTCGCGGGGTGCGAAATGCGTATCCACGATCAGGTTCTGCATCACATTGGTGCTGAGGAAGTTGCTGGAGATGTTGATGTACGGGTGGCACAAATCGGTGACCGCCTCCGACGACAAGACACCGGAAATACCGTCAGGATCGTAGATATAGTCCGACTGCACCGCCGCGCCGGCCGAAGTGCCGCCCAGCACCCCGCCGCGCGCAATGACTTCGTCCAGCGCCTGCTGCAGCGGTGTGCCGGCCCACTGGTTCAGGTAGTCGGATTGGTCACCGCCGGCGATCCACACAAACTCCGCGGTGCGCACCGCCCACAGCACATAGGCGTCGTCAGCGTACTGACTGCGATCGACCATGATGGTCTCGACCGAGTCGGCACCGAGCAGATTATAGAAATAATCGTTATAGCCGTCGCTGCCGGAAGTGCGCAGCACCACCACGTCACCACCGCCGAGCAGGGGTTTGACCCGGCGGGTAAAAGCGTTATCCACATCGGTGCCGCCGCCCATCACCAGCAGACCGCCCTCGCCCTGGCTGACACAGGCATCGGCGGGATCGCCGGTCATGTAGACGGTCAGGCCGCCCGGCTTTGAGGGCCGCGCGCCCTGGTCGCAGCTGCCGCCACCACCGCCGTTGCCGCCACCGCCACTGCCGCCGGCATCCGGGATGCCATCGACATCCAGCGTATAGCTGCCCTGGCCGCTGTAGCGCGTTACTTTCAATGTATAAAGTCCAGCGCCGCTGACGCTGACTGAAGCACTCTCCGGCACATCACCGGTTTCGGCACTGTAGAGTTTTTGCTGGGGATCGTACAGATACCAGTCAAAATCGTTGCTGCTGTCGTGATCGAGGGCGATATCCAGCGTCGCCGCGTCGTCGACATTGAAGTAGTACCAGTCCTGATCACGGCGGCTGTCGATACTGCCATTGACGACCTGGCCGGAGCAGACGGGGCCATCGGCATCGGACTCGGCGTCGTTGGATTCAGATTCCTGGGTAATACAGGCGAGACTGGCCTGACTCGCGAGGGCGAGGAAAACCAGCAATGCGGTTCGAGCAAACATGACACACTCCTTGATGAGGAGGCCGGTGAATTCACCAGCCGGTTATTGTTATGTCATCAAAGGGTAACGGTGTTACATGCCCGGAATGCACACTGGGCCACCGACCGGGAAAAAACCGTCAAGTCGGTGGAGTAAACAGAACAGTTTGCAGGTTTTTCGCGCTAGCAGGCCGGCTCAGAAGGCACAGTCCACAGCATCCAGCAACATGTGAATCATCAGGCCCATGCCCAGCCAGCGCAGCGGCTTCGCCGGCAGAAACATCATGGCACCGAACAGCGAGATCGGCAGCATTTTGTGTAGCAGGTGGTTGTTGATGCTGCAGCGATTGGGATCGTAGATCGGGCTGGACAGCAGGTGATCCAGGTCCACCAGGTTGGCGGCAAGCATAATCAGCGCGGCCTTTTTCCACTCGCTGCGAAAGAAAATCCAGGCGACGGCCACCGGCACCAGGACGTGCAGGGCGAGATGAAGGTAGTGAAACATGTTCAGAAGGACTTTATTGATTCGTGTTTTAACGAAGACCCGCTAGAGCAACTCTTCGGCGGAGATGGAGCCGAGCCCCTCCTCGATATCCTGGCGAATTGCCGTGCGCACCCGCTCCGGCTCGCCGGAAGCGATGGCATCGATCAGATCCTGGTGGCGATCCGGCAACTCCTGTACGCCGAAGCGCTGGAACACCAGGTGCTGCAGCGGCGCCGTCTGCAGCCACAGGCTCTCGATCAGCGACAGGATGATATGCGGATCGCCGAGGCGGTAGAGGGTGAAGTGGAATTCCAGGTTGGCGGTGACGTACTCCTCGATATCTTTGTCCGCCAGTGCCCGGGTGACCCGCTCGTCCAGCTCGCGCAACTGCGCCAGCTCGGCCGCGCCCACATGCGGCAGCGCCTGCGCGGCAGCCTGGCACTCCAGCGCCACCCGCGCGGCACAGATCTCGGCGAGCTTTTCCGGGGTCATGGTCGGCACGGTGACCCGCCGGGTATCCGACAACTCCAGCGCCCGCTCGGAGGTCAGCCGGCGCAGCGCCTCGCGCACCGGCATCGGGCTGCAGTCCAGCTCCGCAGCCAGCCCGCGGATGGTGATCGCGTGGCCGGGCAGGAATTTGCCGCGCAGAATGGCGTCGCGCACCTGGTAGTAGACGCGCTCCTGGGTCGTGCGGTACTCCTCCTGGGGCAGATTGAAGCCCGCCGATTCACTCATGCGGCGGCCACTTCAGGCAGCTTGTGCGGCACATCGTCTGCCCCCACCTCGATCAGGTGATCGGCGATCGCGCCCCGCTGCCAGATCTCGAAGAAATCCTCGGCCACCCGTTTACTCATGTCCACCACCCTGTTCCAGTACTTCAGGCGCTCGTCGTTGGAGAGCATGTAGAAGTCGTTGCGGTCGGGAATCTTGCCATAGGGCAGCCCGGCAACAAAGCCCGGTGATGGCGCTACCAGCAACGTGTCCTGCATCGCGCCGCCGCGCACCCAACGCCAGCTGAGGCTCTTGTCGAACCAGCCGGGGACCATATAAGGAAAGAAATGCGGGTAGAGCGCCAGCCCCTGCGGGTGTTCGAATTGCAGGTCGAAGTGGTAATCGGTAATACCACCGTCGCGATAATTGCCGGGTGGCGCGCCGCTCGGTGTCGGCACTCCGGCCATGACCAGCGGAATGGAACCGCTGGCCAGCACCGCGTCACAGACGTTGTCCGGCGACAGGGGCGTGTTGGTGGTGTGCAGCCTGGCAAAACGCACCGCGGGGCGCGCACCGGAGTGGAATACCACCCGATCCCAGAAAGCACTGAGCGAGCGGCGCGACACCGCGTTGGCCAGCGCCGAGGCCAGCAGCGACGGCGCCAGCAGCGCGCGCTTTTCGCTGGCCAGCGGACCGCGTCCGCGCACGGTGACAAAGTGGCTCTGCCACACCGGGTTTTGCGCCACCTGGCGCGCGCCGTCGTCTCCCAGCACCGCTTCCAGTATGCGGCCACCGCTGGCGGTAATTTCCGCCGGCGCGGGTTTATCGGACGCGTAAGACTGGTTGATATAGCCGTATTCGAGTCGCTCCAGTGCCGCCAATGGGTCGTCCATCGCGTAACACATGTTGCGGAAACTGCCGATGGAGGAGCCCAGGGTGGCAATCGGTGCGGCGCGG
This region of Microbulbifer sp. SAOS-129_SWC genomic DNA includes:
- a CDS encoding DUF6122 family protein, whose translation is MFHYLHLALHVLVPVAVAWIFFRSEWKKAALIMLAANLVDLDHLLSSPIYDPNRCSINNHLLHKMLPISLFGAMMFLPAKPLRWLGMGLMIHMLLDAVDCAF
- a CDS encoding Type 1 glutamine amidotransferase-like domain-containing protein translates to MFARTALLVFLALASQASLACITQESESNDAESDADGPVCSGQVVNGSIDSRRDQDWYYFNVDDAATLDIALDHDSSNDFDWYLYDPQQKLYSAETGDVPESASVSVSGAGLYTLKVTRYSGQGSYTLDVDGIPDAGGSGGGGNGGGGGSCDQGARPSKPGGLTVYMTGDPADACVSQGEGGLLVMGGGTDVDNAFTRRVKPLLGGGDVVVLRTSGSDGYNDYFYNLLGADSVETIMVDRSQYADDAYVLWAVRTAEFVWIAGGDQSDYLNQWAGTPLQQALDEVIARGGVLGGTSAGAAVQSDYIYDPDGISGVLSSEAVTDLCHPYINISSNFLSTNVMQNLIVDTHFAPRDRMGRLLTFMAGLPAGTRGIGVDEATSIFFTGDGNGIVDGSGNVYILAEDGTTARTQASCGQPVVYEDVLRYKLSEFDQFNIFTGSSPVVPKRIGIDGRNSNFYINQPYN
- a CDS encoding GntR family transcriptional regulator — translated: MSESAGFNLPQEEYRTTQERVYYQVRDAILRGKFLPGHAITIRGLAAELDCSPMPVREALRRLTSERALELSDTRRVTVPTMTPEKLAEICAARVALECQAAAQALPHVGAAELAQLRELDERVTRALADKDIEEYVTANLEFHFTLYRLGDPHIILSLIESLWLQTAPLQHLVFQRFGVQELPDRHQDLIDAIASGEPERVRTAIRQDIEEGLGSISAEELL
- a CDS encoding TonB-dependent receptor translates to MNNRTQLYRAIRLALGCSLVCGSAIAQETPKPASEAVEEVVVTGTHIKGLDTEGAVQVVQIGRDEIDASGATSPIELLQQLTQTGGGSGTFSTATAGPLSSNTPVGAAGVSLRGLGSSATLVLVNGRRVSVSSFAKGQESFVDVNSIPLSAIERVEVLPSGAAATYGADAVAGVVNFVLRKDFDGSEISVSHGNSTTGTDEGKYNLNWVWGHSGERSHTMLVADLFKRNAFYDRDREITANSIRPSQQGVYPSFNDLYSMYYDQTQTPANGGCPADQFKTGRLGEYCEFNTNAYTATQDEYESASVVGTFNFQISDDLEWFNTAMVQTNQSSGTGSPANFSHAPFDPESPLWPDALKSDMVEEGSFSPDAPTSSFSDFYGFPIYAWGKFPDPRAVEVESRSARLVTGLRGDLSGWDWEVAANVGRSESDQRGLSGLYNSQAFYNASVGNLCTDGSVVDRWDLDLARPDASYVGETCESQGKTTAWYNPFGGQGEQLDVVDRYVRTDAKRSGVSSLYAVDGNLSGSWMELPAGAIQVAVGAEYRRESVRDTPAGDAISTTLNPEPILGFSSTSADASRDQWAVYMEQAIPVTVDTELQLALRYDYYDSFGGDVNPKISIRHAFSDAVILRGNWSTSFRAPSLAQVGAGTLLSSYTVDCSITPDACGGYAGEDGEALLSEEVSNDHLEPETATTWGAGVLLKPAADTELTVDYWNIEHKNLIGVEEDDFILRALAGEFPVVGEGELPTGTPGLEVDAGGFVVDAHFQLSNLGWQKTSGVDMAFTQYFDTDNWGNFRFTLDGTYLAEFDKLPSAALGVVSEAGEFRYPRWLANSSLRWRFDSWSATLGAKYTHSYRDDPSPRVLEAVGLPDDADVEVDAWTIFNLNISRDFADGSYASLRVNNLTDKAPPLVLGTGANVDHFNHDSMGRFVSLRYVYAF